The Acidobacteriota bacterium genome contains a region encoding:
- the rpsO gene encoding 30S ribosomal protein S15 — MPQTQEVKSGIIEEYQLHEGDTGSPEVQVALLTHRITELTEHFKTHKQDHHSRRGLLKLVGRRRRLLDYMKKQDIERYRTIIQKLGIRK; from the coding sequence TTGCCTCAGACACAGGAAGTCAAGAGCGGAATTATCGAAGAGTACCAGCTGCACGAGGGTGACACCGGGTCGCCGGAGGTCCAGGTTGCCCTGCTGACCCACCGCATCACCGAGCTCACCGAGCACTTCAAGACCCACAAACAGGACCATCACAGCCGGCGTGGGTTGCTCAAGCTGGTGGGACGGCGCCGCCGCCTGCTCGACTACATGAAGAAGCAGGACATCGAGCGCTACCGGACCATCATCCAGAAGCTCGGCATCCGCAAGTAG